In Taeniopygia guttata chromosome 2, bTaeGut7.mat, whole genome shotgun sequence, one genomic interval encodes:
- the ANKMY2 gene encoding LOW QUALITY PROTEIN: ankyrin repeat and MYND domain-containing protein 2 (The sequence of the model RefSeq protein was modified relative to this genomic sequence to represent the inferred CDS: inserted 1 base in 1 codon), producing MVRPAVGPGRAGLRAEGSGRSGXGAAPRAGALREPSRADPALPCAGAAMAPPRKGDLSAEEKELLAVISTGNTEEAGRLLGSKNVRVNCLDEHGMTPLMHAAYKGKVDMCRLLLRHGADVNCNEHEHGYTALMFAGLSGNKEITWMMLEAGAETDVVNSVGRTAAQMAAFVGQHDCVTVINNFFPRERLDYYTKPQGLDKEPKLPVKLAGPLHKIITTTNMHPVKIVLLVKENPLLAEEEALQKCYRVLDLICEKCMKQKDMNEVLAMKMHYISCIFQKCITFLKEREDKLDGFIKSLLKGRDKDGFPVYQEKLIRESIRKFPYCEATLLQQLVRSIAPVEIGSDPTAFSVLTQAITGQVGFVDAEFCTTCGGKGADKRCSVCKMVMYCDQNCQKIHWFTHKKVCKILKELHEKQELEAAKEKRKQEKKQKKDEMQLVEGSSTSEQQSDPGPDPTKNVDLNHPTDGTEEPEFTKEMEALALQPESPLENETALDDIDLQKIQDSKE from the exons aTGGTTCGCCCCGCAGTCGGCCCCGGCAgggcggggctgcgggcggAAGGCTCCGGgaggagcg gcggggcggcgCCGCGGGCGGGGGCGCTGCGGGAGCCGTCCCGGGCTGATCCCGCCTTACCGTGCGCGGGGGCCGCGATGGCTCCCCCCAGGAAAGGCGACCTGAGCGCGGAGGAGAAAGAATTGCTGGCAGTGATCTCCACAG GAAACACCGAGGAGGCTGGAAGGCTACTGGGGAGCAAGAATGTCCGTGTCAATTGCTTGGATGAG CATGGCATGACCCCTCTGATGCACGCAGCCTACAAAGGGAAGGTGGACATGTGCAGGTTGCTGTTGAGACACGGAGCTGATGTAAACTGCAATGAACATGAGCACGGATACACTGCCTTGATGTTTGCTGGACTTTCAG GAAACAAGGAGATCACCTGGATGATGTTAGAGGCTGGAGCAGAAACTGATGTTGTCAACTCTGTGGGAAGGACAGCAGCTCAGATGGCTGCTTTTGTTG GTCAACATGACTGTGTTACTGTCATCAACAACTTCTTTCCACGTGAAAGGCTGGACTACTATACTAAACCACAAGGCTTAGACAAAGAACCAAAACTGCCAGTAAAATTAGCTGGGCCTCTGCATAAAATTATTACTACTACCAACATGCATCCTGTTAAG ATTGTGTTGCTGGTGAAAGAGAACCCTCTGTTGGCTGAAGAAGAAGCACTGCAGAAATGTTACAGGGTTCTGGATCTCATTTGTGAGAAATGCATGAAGCAGAAAGATATGAATGAAGTTCTTGCTATGAAAATGCACTATATCAGTTGCATCTTCCAGAAAtgtattacatttttaaaagagcGAGAGGATAAACTAGATGGGTTTATCAAAAG cCTCTTGAAAGGGAGAGATAAAGATGGTTTCCCTGTGTATCAAGAGAAGCTAATTCGAGAAAGTATCCGGAAGTTTCCTTACTGTGAAGCAACGTTGCTCCAGCAGCTTGTGAGAAGTATTGCTCCTGTTGAAATT GGCTCTGACCCCACAGCTTTTTCTGTGCTTACACAAGCGATTACTGGCCAAGTGGGTTTTGTGGATGCTGAATTCTGTACAACTTGTGGGGGAAAGGGAGCAGACAAAAGATGCTCAGTCTGTAAAATG GTGATGTACTGTGACCAGAACTGCCAGAAAATACACTGGTTTACCCACAAAAAAGTCTGCAAGATCCTGAAGGAACTTCATGAGAAACAAGAACTAGAAGCTgccaaagagaaaaggaaacaagaaaagaagcaaaagaaag ATGAAATGCAACTAGTAGAGGGTAGTTCTACAAGTGAACAGCAGTCAGATCCTGGTCCAGATCCTACAAAAAATGTGGATCTAAATCATCCTACTGATGGAACAGAAGAACCTGAATTTACCAAAGAGATGGAGGCACTAGCCCTGCAACCTGAAAGTCCCCTGGAGAATGAAACTGCCTTAGATGACATTGATCTTCAAAAAATTCAAGATTCTAAGGAGTAA